A segment of the Canis lupus baileyi chromosome 21, mCanLup2.hap1, whole genome shotgun sequence genome:
cttaaaaaaaaaaaaattaatgaactcTAACACTGAGTAACTTTAAATATCCTAGAGAATGGGGCAAACTCTGAAATCAAGGATATGGTCTTCAGGTATACAAAGCTGTAAGCCCCTGGGATCAGAATCGGTGTCCCATAGAGAGGAGTTAGAGCAGGATCTGTATCTGTTATATCACTACTCTTTGAAATTAGTTAGGAGGATCAGTTCAGTGCTAGCAATGCAATAGTGCTTTTGTTAATTCAAATTACCTTTTCGTTCTCCAAATTTACTATGAAATAACCCCCATCAAACATCTTCCATGGAATAAGTAAGGCTTTTCCTTCTAAATGGCAGTGACTCATTAATAAACTTATTTGGCTCCCAAATGGAACCTTACATTTAGCTTTAAAGCTAAAtactgggcagcccgagtggctcagcggtttagcgctgccttcagcccagggcatgatactggagacccgggatcgggtcccacgtcgggctctcttcatggagcctgcttctccctctgcctcctctctctctctgtgtgtctcttgaataaataaataacatctttaaaaaaaataaagctaaatacTAAATGGTTTTAGTATAGGCCAAATACGGAGAGGTCATGGCTTACGATTTTTCTTCTACTCTGATGGCTCAAGTGCTTGGCATAAGCAGGCACTAAGCAAGCTAACAACCGACAAGTGAAGACATGGCTGGCTCCCGAGTGAATTGTAGAATAAGAAGGGAGGAACAGCCATGCAAGAGAAAAGCCATCCTTGGTTGGACCCAGTATAACTTGAGGAAGCAGCATCAAAAATCAGTCAATTCCCCCCAATGACACATTCTGCCCCAGTCAGTGCAGCCACAGGAGATAGGGTGAATTCAATCCAAATGGTTATTTATTCTAAAACTGGAAGCTACTGTGCCTACATTTTTGCCAAGATGTAATGAGAACACGGGAGGAAAAAGTTACAGATGTAAACAATGACacgttacattttttttttttaacggtaAAACCCTTTTTTACTGGCCACTTCCAAGAATGCTTTACAAGTTGTGCAAAAACATTTACAGGCTCCATGTGGTGTTTGTTTATCTCATGAGCGTTTCCATCTACAACAACTACAAGAGATGTCTGATAAAACACTAAACAAGTCTTCTAAGGAAAACAAGGCTAGGAATCCCTCTTGGTAATCcacattccccaccccccaccccttaacattgtttttttcacaataaaaagacAGACAGAAACAAAACCCAGACATCTACTGTTGTTGCAAGTGATCTCTTGGGTTAAAGTGACAAGGATGTGGCAGTTTCACTCTCCATCagaaaaacagctttttaaaaaatttttaaaaagatgactttCTGGTGTCAAAAATTAATAGCAAGTACCTCCCCCAGCCGTCCCCCACCTCCCAAAACTGCCAAATGGCTTGAGCTTTGTCCCCGTGGCCCCTAGGGTATAGCATCCGCCAAACACATCAGACACTATAAAAAGATGCTATTTGCTGGAGGACAGAACATTTGAAAGGAGATGGCAACTTCTGCCTCAAATCCAATTTTCTACTGTCACATAATCTTGCCCCAAGGGAATTTCTTTAGGCTCCAGTTTTTACCTCCTTGCCTGACACTATGAGCAAAGCTTTCTTAAACTCCCCTAAGAAATTGTTAGTGGATTACAGCAAAGTTCATGCAATCACTTCACCCATTGCCACACACAAATCCATGAAGGCACCACAAGGAAGCAGGCGCCCACAGAAAGGATGTCATGAGGAGCAAGCTGACTTCCTTCCTACCAGCACCCCTTTGCTGGCCTCAGGATCAGAGGTACTTGTGGGGCAGAAGGGTGTATGGGACAGGGGTTTGACTAGAGGGCCAGAATGTGGGCCTGCACACCTAGGGAAGGGTTGCATGGAGGGAatgatggcagagggagaggaaagttAAATCTCAGCACAAAATTTTAAACCAAGAACTGCCCAGGTGGGGAAACGAAGTGAGGCCTCAGTGGGCAGCACAACCCTGGGTTTTCCCTCCCTCAGAAGTGCTGCATGTGTGGTGTTTCCGGAGCAAGCTCTTGGCTGACACAATGCTGAGCAGGAAAATGAATTACAACAGAAGCAGAGTACTGGAAGAGCATTCTCATATCCCACCCGTCCTCTTGAGTCCAGCAACCTGAAGCTGTTTATCAAGAACCGGGAGGCTGTTGGTAAAGTTACAAACAAAAACTATCCCAACTGAAGTCTCTTGTCTGGAGGCTTCTCTGGGGACACACAGGGACAGCACCCCTGGAGGAATCCTGTTTcaagaagtggggagggggtgctccCTCTCATGCATACGTTATACACACTCACATTCTCGCGCCCTTCCCCAGTTTCGGCAGCCCCCTGagctgcctcccaccccccacccccctccccttctatcCACTCTCTACCTATGTATCAAAAAAACCAGCAGGGCTTCTGCCCTCCACACTGTATAAAATAGTTGCTATTCTCAGCACCTGGGCCCCACAGCCCACACCACAGGATTCACCTATATACATATCCTGCTGCAGcgaaaagagaaaagaaccctGCTTCGTTTCTGTGTGAGCTGAAACCCTGAGAAACGTTCCTTCTCTTGCACTATAAGAGGACAGATACTCTAACAGAGATGATTTCAGAGACTTCCCGCCTGTCTCGAGCTTGGAAGACAGAGAGTAGAGACTGGCAAATCACAATCTTCAGGCTGAGGGCAGCAATGCCATTCTCCACCAAGGTTCTGTGGAAATTCATTACTGGGTACAGAGAGGGTGGAGGCTATTTTGCTCTGCCATCACCAACAGTCCCTCTGCCTCCTTGACCTGGGAATCCTATATAATAGAACCACCCAACTGGTAGTCTCCGTGCCTCAGCTAAACAGCACGAGGTACAGGCAAGTGGAGATAGGGACACTTCGGCCTCCCAGCCCACTAGACCAGATATCCCAAGAGGGAAAGGtcggtaaaaaaaaaatacaaacggTTAGTTGGTGCAAGTGATTGATAAGAGCCAATCGTTTATTTTCACTGCCCCAGTCACaagctctccctctgtccccactcctGCCTGCTCTGGAGAGAGTGCCCTCACATGCGTGCCCACCCTCTCCGCACCACCTCATCACTCTCCCTTCCTTGGCTGCCAGTCCAGCTGCCTTATGGGTCAGAAGGGTGacattttcagttcttttcctGTCCAACTGCAGGATATAGGACAGGCAGCCCTAAGTGCTGCTTTCTGCGCAAATGTTTTTTGATTACAAATATCTAACTAGGtttgaaatgttttatagaataagacaatattcttttcaacaaacttttaaaaaaaatgtacagttttgttgtttccgcctcccccctcccctgcccctgcttgtgcaccctccccccccaccgcccctccccGGCAGCTCAGCCCCACCCGAACAGCCCCTGTTTTCCTTGGTTGtgttttggggggtgcctggcaCCCCTAGAGACTCAGCTTCATGGCTGACAGGCGAGAATGACAGGGGCTTCACCGATACCCTTGGTAACCGTAGTAGTTCCTGTAGTATCGGTCTCTGTCCTGGGGGTGGTGGTAGTAGTAATTCTGCCACTAGAAGAGAGGGGAAACCCCATCACTCGGAGCCACAGCTGGCCGAGGACGGAGAGGCATGACACTCATTCCTCTAGTCCTGCCACCCCCATGCTCTAGCTCCAGAAGATACTCACATCCCGATTGTATTGTCTGTAATAGTCTCTGTATCTGTTGTACTCGTAATCTCGCCCGTAGAATCGATCATAGTCTCCCCTGTATCGATCGTAGAAATTACGGTAACCCTGGGAAAGGAGGAGTGAAGATTTATGGGTTTTTAGCATCATGATCCACTGCTATCCCATTTTAAACGAGACACACATCGTAGCTTGATATTATCAACAGGCTGAGTCTCCCCAAAATAAGGTCTTCCAGAGGAACACATCAAATGGGCAAAACCCTAATAAGCCCTGAGAAAACAGCCCAAACCACTCTGCTCCCCCAAGCCAATAGGAATGGCCATCACAacccagagggaggagcaggagagctGCACTCACCCCTCTGTTTCCAGACTGCCCCCAGTACTGCTGCCCGTAGGCCCGGTTGTCGTAGCCTCGGCGCTGCCCGCCCACTGGAAGAGAAATGGAGAGCGCGCTCAGACAGCTGGCATGGGGTCCTGGCTCCATGTCTGAGTGGAAATCAAAAAGTCGGAGCCAAAGGCAATTCTGAGGGGAATacagaagcctgcttctgtcaGGCTCACACAATGGTAATTAATTACCAGCCAGGAGTTTTTTAAATAGTCTGaagtgggagggcagaggaatACAGACACAAGAAAACCAAGCCACCTTGCTTTTGAAGCTCCCCAACTCCTGCAAAACATTTAAGATGGCAAAAGGATACATGGCAGAGTTAGAGACAGGAATAAAAACTGCCATTCAGAGGATCACAGACTTTCAGGGTTGGAAGGGACCCCAGATATCCTATAACCCAGACCCAGTATTTTATACCAATGAAACAAAGTATAAATACTAAGCTGTCTAGAACAAGAACTTGGTTGGTATTCCCAGTGCCTAGGACATAGCAGGCACTCAAACATATTGCTGACTtacatacacaggcacacacaaacATTTTAAAGGTCAGTGAAGGTACACCATGGGGTTAACTGACAAACTAGATGTGCAGGAGATAAATTAATTCCACTACTAGCCTTACTTTGTAACCCCCCAAATTACTGAATAATGCATTCACTTTCTAGTCTACACAGCTGTGTTGATCCAACACACGCAGCAGCAAAAAACCTTAAGTTGAGAATCTGATTTCCCTGTACACATCTGAAGGCTATACTGCCAACACTCAAGTAGGAGATGAAATGGGGCACTGATGTAAAAATGACAACTAGACAAGAGCCCAAGCACTGCTTTTCAAGGAAACAAGTATTCCTGCTGCAAAATAACTACCCTTTGTTGAGGGAAGAATTATGGGAAAAGCATaaggaggtgggggagaaggacACAGGAAGAACCAGCTCCATAAAGAGAGTACTTCCTTATTGCCTATGACTTGACTTGGTGTCCTGGGCCTTTGCTGTGGATCCTGCTGTACGTGGCACCGACAACACACTGACACCAGGAGCTGGCAGGTCCCTGGGACTCACCGTAGCCTTGACCTCGGCTTCGGTTCTGCCGGTTGCGCTTGTTTCGATTGTTTCGGCGGTTTGTCCGCTTCTCAGAGGGGGGCAGCAGCTTTCTTGCCTCCTCCTTATACTTGGTGACAATGGGCTGAGcttcctccttctccagctccccGTAGGTCACCTCGTCCATGTAGTCGCATTTTTCAGGCAGAGAGAAGTTGGCTgttaagaggaagagagaaggtcGTGGGACGCGAAAAGCACATGTATGTGCAAGATTTCACCATGAAAAGCCCACCATACGAAGCTGGATTTTCTAACCCTCATCTACTAAATGCACACCAAGGTGCTGGGTTCATACTcactcacatttatttatttttattttttatttttccccccacttaCATTTAAATGAACAATGCACTTCTTCTACCAGAAAGAAGCTTTTCCCCAAACTGTAACAGCCCCAAGCAAAAGGCTATCTGCAAACTAGATTTACAATTTCTCGAGTGATCCATAGTAAATTAACAGTGAATTGAGTTAAAAGTTTCTTATCAGGACAGATGCAGGTagcaaaagctaaaaaataaCTGAGAAAGTTTTGGTGTCAATTAGGTAAAGACCCCAGGAAACACACTTTTAAGAGAGATTCCATGAGAAACTGACCCAAACCAAAAGGCACTTACTCATCTACATGAGGATAATAGGGAGCAAGAGTACAGGGGAGTTCATTTACCACCTGTGCATGATGGGCCAGCACACCAGCCAGTCCCCAGACACGAAGTTCAGAGGCCAGGTCTCAGGGAATTCAGCTCAATGGGGCACTCCTGATTCTTGGATGAATTCAGTTAGCCCTCAGTTTAACAAAACTGAACTAAATTCCTCTGCATGCCTGATTATCAGTTATGGACTGGCATAGTTAACTTGGAAAATCCCAGCTCTTAGATGTGTAATCAGCTCCTGTGCTTGGGCATTATCATAATTCAAAGAGCCAGTCGTAGTTGATAAGACAGGTGGGATGGTAGAAGCTGAAGGCAGCAACCGGGGTGGTGTGGGGGGTGGAGAATCACACTCTGAAGGGAACAACTGGAAAAGGGGTCAATCAAGATGGAAATGATGCTAtaaggttttgttttgcattaaaaatttCAGACACagatcaaaaccaaaaccaaagaacaATCCTAATgtgatattaaaaatcaaaatatactgATGAGATTGTTCACTCCAAACACTGTATTTTCACTTAGACTATAATAACCTCCCCCCTCTAGAACATAAATTCAATGAAGGCAAAGCTTCATTTTATTTGCTATCCCCTATGCCTAAAATAGTATTGGACAACCAGTAAACACCCTTGAAGCTTTTACTAAATCAATAGCTGACTCAAGAAAGCCTCTGCTTTGAGTTTAATCACGCTGTGGTCGATTACTCCCTCCCTCTTTGTATCTTCTCTAGAATGAGTCAAGAACTTACTGCTTCACCAGTCACcctcctcattcattcatctctAAGTGCTCACACCCATTAATTTACTCTTAGgatttacttcttcttcttcttcttttttttttaagtaacctctatgcCCACCTACGGGCTCTAACTCATGACAATGAGGTCAAGAGTCGCACGCTGtactgacggagccagccaggcatcccaggatttACTCTTTAGATGTGGAGAAGCACTCCAGATGCTAAGAGGTGCTAAGAGGCCTGGGTAAGGCATGCACTGATCAAAGACAAGCTCCCTAACTTGTATAATGTTAGCACACCTTTCATTTCCAGCATTATAGACTCAGGCACAtcatctccctccacctcctttcTCAACTCCAGCCTCTTCTTCCAATCTTCCTCATTaggaaccaccaccaccactttccGAGAGAAAGTCTTAAACAGCAACAGTTTCCGTCGTTGGCCAGAGTTGTACACGTTACACTGGGGGCAGAAGGATAACAGAtgttttagaaatgcaaattaccaCTTGTACTCAACCAACTTACTGAGCATTTTCTACAAGTGAAGCAAGAGATTACAGGGTCTTACAGACACaatttcctctaatttttcaaattctcCCCGATGAGGATCAGAAAAATTGAGACTCAGAGGCCAAGACTTGCCTCAAGTCACGAacctagtaagtggtagagccagaaaTCCAAATAAGCTCTAATGCTCTACCACCTTCTATTATGTGTTTTATAGTATGGTAAAAACACGCGTAAAAGGCATTTCTGAGTTCAAAAAACATTATGACCATAACATAAACAGTCGTAATTTGGTCACCTACTTCTGACCCTTAATTCGGATTCCCTCTACATATGTACCCCACTTGGACCATAAACAATTTTATCAgataatttttcatctttagaCCTTCTGTAAAAttagatttctttccttctttttctttcttttttttttttaatttttatttatttatgatagtcacagagagagagagaggcagagacacaggcagagggagaagcaggctccatgcaccaggagcccgacgtgggattcgatcccgggtctccaggatcgcgccctgggccaaaggcaggccccaaaccgctgcgccacccagggatccctctttccttctttttctaagtCGTCTCTACACCTGACGTGAGGCTGGAacacacaaccccaagattgagaGCAGCATGTACCACGGACTCAGCCAGCAGGTGCTCCAGGTTTCTTTTCAATATCTGAACAATACCTGATCAAGAATGAAGTTCCTCTTTGTCCGGGAAGCAATCTGGACCAGCTTACTAAGGCACTGGGAGGCTTGCTGAACTAAAAGGTCTCTGCTTTTGGGGTCCATCTCTGGCTCTTCAAGCCCCTTCATCTGAGGAGTTTAAGAGGAAGTGAAGAGAAACACAAGAAGTTATGCAAGTTCAAACCCAAGAGTCACTGGTAAAGGCCACCTCTTTAGATGCCACCAAAGCTATCACAGCAGTTCACTCCTATTCCTCAATGCTGTCAGTGTAtgttacccatttttttttttaagattttacttattcatgagagagagagagagagaaggagggagagaggcagagacacaggcagagggagaagcaggctccatgcagggagcctgatgtgggactctatcctgggactccaggatcatgccctgggccgaaggcaggcgctagactgctgagccacccagggatcccatgttacctattttcttttctttttctttctttctttttttttttttttaagattttatttatttattcatgaaagacacacacagagagaagggcagagacacaggcagagggagaagcaggctccatacagggagcctgacatgggactcgatcctgggactccaggatcacgacctgggccaaaggcaggcgctaaaccgctgagccacccagggattcccgtaTGTTACCCATTTTCTAAGAGTCATTTCCAGTCTTCATCTGGATAGATTCCAGATTTTGCCTGCTTTCAGAAATTTGACAACacagcaaggaaataaaaactccCTTAAACATATATTGAGAATTCATTTTCCCATTTGTGGGATCCTTATTCTTCGACCCTCAAAAGACCCAACCAACTCCATCAGGAAAAGGTTATAGGCATTTCTTGAAACCTCCAGAGTAAATACCATGGCTAACCTCTCCCAGCAACTCACCCTCATTTGATTGAGCACAATCTCAGCTCCCAGGACATTGTATCTTTTCTCAGGATTTTCTTTTGCGTATTTCAGTGCCCACTGGGTCTTTCCAGATCCAGGCAGTCCTACCATCAGAATCACCTGTAAGTAAACAGAGCCAGGAATACCGTGAAAAGGGAGGATCACGTTTACAAAACCTGATTTAAGAACATCATCACCTGCCCCAGTTCAATAAAACTTcaagaaaatactttaagaaaagcCTTAGACCAACCATTCCAAAGCACAAATACTAAGTTTTTGCATATTGTCTGGCATACCTCACACTCCTCTATGGTCTTGGGAGGAATTGCAGTGCGCACGCGCTCCTCAACAGGCACAGCATGAATGAACATGAACTCTTCTGGTGGTGGGAAGAAGGGCTCCTCCTTCTGACCAAAGTTTAATTCTACAACACAATTTTTGCAGAGGACATGGGGTAGGAGGGCCCGGTCAGCCAGGGATTCCTTGTTGATCCGGAAAGCCACACCTAGGTCTTCTCCATTCTTGGAAAAGGAAAGTTCTATTTCTTCGGTCTCAAAATTCTACAATGACAACAGACAAGAGCATTTATGACTTTATGAGGTTTAAACTAATTAAATCTTAcaacttaatctttttttaaactcaaaatgttaaacacaacTAAGCAAACAATGCATCAAACACATAAAAGATAGGAGCTAACATGAAGCAAACTGAAGGGCACTTAGGTGGCCAAGTGGGCTGAgtatccaactctggatttcagcccagatcttgatctcatggttgtgggttcaagccctgcactaaACTCATTGATATATTCCAGATTTTACCTTTCAGAAATTTGACAACACGACAAaggaagtaggctccatgctaagtggcctagtgtggagcctacttatggggggcagggggaggaaacTGAATTCCCAGAGCCCTCTATCCACTCCTTGCTATGAATCTGTAACTTTTAGGAGCACTTACAGCAAAGCAGCCAATGACATCATTCTCCCCGAAAGTCTGGCCAAATTCCTCAAATTGCCCATTCTCTGCCTTGAGTCCTCGTCCATCAAAACCATAGGAGAATTCATCCTCACCTAGAACAGTGAACAAATTAGTTACCTACATCCAAACTTCCCATGGAGTAAGCAACATAGCAGCAATCACTAATGATTAAGTTAAAAATAGCATTACCAAGCTGTGGATGGGAAAAATCAACCGACCATCCAACTCGAAGGAGAGAAACCTCTGTGCAGCCTTCTTTCATTGGGAGATTCTGGGTTACCTGGCCAAGTCAGAAAAGGAACTCTCAGAGACTCTGACCAACTCAGGAGCAAAGTCTGGGTTAGAAAAACAAGACTCTTATATAAACTGAAAACAACTATCACAATCCAACATCAGAATAACAGCAATCAATGAACTTAAACCAAAGCCACAGACGTCAATTTCTTAGTTACTGGAGCTCAGATTATCATTAAAACGTGGTACCTTTCACTGCATTAATAAAATACTGGTGGGCAGGAACCTAACACATAGTAGTTTAATGAATAAGAAATGAATGGTCTTAAGGAGCTGCATATACTACCTTGGCCTCAAAGCAGACTTTCCCCTTTGTCACACCGTAAGTACTCCTTGCACCAGACCAAAGGGTGGGAAACTTCTCTGAGAAAAGTGGCTGCCCTCCATAGCGGTCTTTGCTCACTTGAAAATGGAGATCCGAGGTATCTGTTAGAAAGAAGCAGATCCGAAGTATCTGTTAGAAGCAATCTGTTTATTCCAAAGCCTGACACTTAAAAGCCACCAACAGAACACAAATAAACCTAGTTGTCAGGAATGGATACAAGTCTCCCATTGCTACATCTCTTAAAAATTGCAGGCCATGAAATTTTAACATCCAAAATCATCTCTGTATGGCTGAAAACCCCAACCTATCTGCCTTATACATACACGTGTCCAGGTTCACAAGAgtttcatcctcctcctcctcttttgcCTCTTCTTCAGGGGGTGGTGGAGACTTTGAGCTATGGGTatgagaaaaaagcaaatacagtGTATCCAAAGTCCTCTTCCTTAATGGGTGTCTGTATAACGTTTTAAACTATCAGTGAATACAAAATTCCAAAAGACAGCTTCTTTCAACAATGAAAACAGCAACAGGAGCTTTCAGAACAGATTCAATCTAAAACTTATACCTATAAAAGCCTATTTGATTTTAGATCCACCCCTCTCTCCAATCAACATCAGGTATATCAAAATCAGAGCAGACACTCCTTTCAACGAAAGGGGCTGTTTCCCTCACCGGCTGTGGTAAGCCTCCTCTCGGAATTCATAGTAAGCTCGGCCATGTTCATCCTTCTCATCCCGCTGTCTCTTTACCCCCCGCCGCTCACCATCTGAGCCTGCTGGTTTTGACTTTTCACTATCTTGGTCATCTCCTacaaaaaggagggaaagaaaatcagcAGTTTTCATACTGGAGTGTAGAATAAGCTCAGAACCAATAGAAACTAAAAAGGGATCTGAGTATCTATCTAATCAGAATAGCCAGGTTATTCCCACTGCATCCACAGAACGTTTATTTCTAAAGATCATCCTCCTGTCATTGACTGGTACTTTAGAAAAAAGGACGGACATTATGATTATGAGCTAATTACAGTCGAGCAGTAGATAAAAATTGGACAATTTTTGCATTCTAAATTTATCTACTTAAATCAGGTCAAACCTGCAGATTTTCCCACCAAtatgacatctttaaaaatcccctaagtctttaaaaatttcataggTTAATTTAGACTCTTGTCAAATTTCAATGTAAGCTAGGCACTTAATATACATTTTCCATCACTCTTCAGCAGCTTCATGATATAGATGTctcaatatgtgtgtgtgtgtgttttaaagagtTTGCCTTTCTAGCTTAGAATGCACAGCCCTTCGCAGCATTTACTTATACAGCAAATGGACTCAGGTGCATATACAAAGCTATATTTTTACCATGGGCTTTACTGAAAGTTGTCAAGGGCAAACCATTAAGTCACAAGAGACCCATAAATAATACTGCATCTTTACTGCACATAATTTGGGGCAGAAAGGTGTTATCATATATTTAGCAACATTCTCTGCAAGAGgaaaaaagatctgaaaatttTCCTTAGTTTGTAAAACAAgcgtttaaaataataatttatttaaagcggtcttttctctctcaaaacctTTTTTTATCTGCTATTTGGGATACACGTTAAGTCAAAGGTTATGTAATGGGATTTTTGTTCCAGGACACAGAGCAA
Coding sequences within it:
- the HNRNPUL2 gene encoding heterogeneous nuclear ribonucleoprotein U-like protein 2, translating into MEVKRLKVTELRSELQRRGLDSRGLKVDLAQRLQEALDAEMLEDEAGGGGAGPGGACKAEPRPVAASGGGPGGDEEDDEEEEEEDEEALLEDEDEEPPPAQASGQAAQPPPEPPEAAAMEAAAEPDASEKPAEEATAGSGGVNGGEEQGTGKGEEDEPEERSGDETPGSEAPGDKAAEEQGDDQDSEKSKPAGSDGERRGVKRQRDEKDEHGRAYYEFREEAYHSRSKSPPPPEEEAKEEEEDETLVNLDTYTSDLHFQVSKDRYGGQPLFSEKFPTLWSGARSTYGVTKGKVCFEAKVTQNLPMKEGCTEVSLLRVGWSVDFSHPQLGEDEFSYGFDGRGLKAENGQFEEFGQTFGENDVIGCFANFETEEIELSFSKNGEDLGVAFRINKESLADRALLPHVLCKNCVVELNFGQKEEPFFPPPEEFMFIHAVPVEERVRTAIPPKTIEECEVILMVGLPGSGKTQWALKYAKENPEKRYNVLGAEIVLNQMRMKGLEEPEMDPKSRDLLVQQASQCLSKLVQIASRTKRNFILDQCNVYNSGQRRKLLLFKTFSRKVVVVVPNEEDWKKRLELRKEVEGDDVPESIMLEMKANFSLPEKCDYMDEVTYGELEKEEAQPIVTKYKEEARKLLPPSEKRTNRRNNRNKRNRQNRSRGQGYVGGQRRGYDNRAYGQQYWGQSGNRGGYRNFYDRYRGDYDRFYGRDYEYNRYRDYYRQYNRDWQNYYYHHPQDRDRYYRNYYGYQGYR